Sequence from the Amycolatopsis sp. NBC_00345 genome:
TCGCCGCCTGCAGCTGGTACGGCCCGGCCGAGCCGCGGCCGAGCGCCGTTTCCACCAGCACCAGCCCTTCCTCGATCGCGGTCGCATCCCAGCGGGAACGGTCCTGGTCCTCGAGCGTGACGAGCTCGCCGTCGTCGTCGAGGCGCGCGTCGCGGCGTGAGGACTGCAGCAGCATCAACGCGAGCAGCCCCTCGATCTCCGGCTCGGCCGGCCTCAGCTCCGCCAGGGTGCGGGTGAGCCGGATGGCCTCCGCGCACAGGTCATGGCGGCCGGGCTCGTCGCCGGCGGTGGCCGCGTAACCCTCGTTGAACAGCAGGTACAGCACTCCCAGCACGGCCGTCGTCCGCTCCGGCAGCAGGTGTGCGGGCGGCACGCGGTAGGGGATCCCGGCTTCGCGGATCTTGCGTTTCGTCCGCACCAGGCGCTGCGACATCGTGGACTCGGTGACCAGGAACGCCCGTGCGATCTCCGCCGTGGTCAGCCCGGCGAGCGTCCGCAGCGTCAGCGCGACGCGGCCCTCCAGCGGCAAAGCCGGGTGACAGCAGGTGAACATCAGCCGCAGCCGGTCGTCCCGGACGCCGCTGGGGTCGGCGTCCGGTTCGTCGTGCGAAGCGAGTGTCGCGACGTCGCGGAGCTTCGCTGCTTCGGTGGCGCTTCGCTTGAGACGCGTCAGGGCGTGGTTACGCGCGGTTGTCGTGAGCCAGGCGCCCGGCCGTTCGGGGACGCCGTCTCGAGGCCAGCGTTCGAGCGCGCGGGTCATCGCCTCCTGCACGCACTCCTCGGCCAGGTCCCAGTCGCCGGTCAGCCGGATCAGCGTGGCGACCACCCGGCCGCCTTCCTCGCGGAAGACGGCCGTGACCGCGGCCTCGGTGTTCAGGCTTGTTCCTTTGCTTCGAAAGGCCACAGCGGACGGACCTCGATGGGCCCCCACAACGCGGCCGGGTGCTTCGAGGCGACCTCGATCGCCTCGTCCAGGTCCGCGCACTCCAGCAGGTCGAAGCCGAGGATCTGCTCCTTCGTCTCGGCGAAGGGCCCGTCCGACAGCAGCACCTCGCCGTCCTTCACCCGCACGGTGGTCGCCATGCTCGCGGGCCGGAGCCGGTCGCCCAGCAGCCGCACGCCGCGGCCGTCCATCTCCTCCACCCACGATTCGGTGGCCGGGTCGGCGGGACCGTCCTCGGGCGGCTTGCCGTCCTCGTGGGTCAGGCCGCAGATCAGCAACATGTAGCGCATCGGATCGCTCCTTCTCTCGGGTGTTTCCTACCCGACCACCGGGGACGGCCGAAACAGACAGCGGTCGCGGGCCCGTTTGGAAACCTAAGTAGTTACTTGACTATTGGCGTGGGTGAGCGGATGGTTAAGGACATGGTTAACGATGGAGCG
This genomic interval carries:
- a CDS encoding RNA polymerase sigma factor, with the translated sequence MNTEAAVTAVFREEGGRVVATLIRLTGDWDLAEECVQEAMTRALERWPRDGVPERPGAWLTTTARNHALTRLKRSATEAAKLRDVATLASHDEPDADPSGVRDDRLRLMFTCCHPALPLEGRVALTLRTLAGLTTAEIARAFLVTESTMSQRLVRTKRKIREAGIPYRVPPAHLLPERTTAVLGVLYLLFNEGYAATAGDEPGRHDLCAEAIRLTRTLAELRPAEPEIEGLLALMLLQSSRRDARLDDDGELVTLEDQDRSRWDATAIEEGLVLVETALGRGSAGPYQLQAAIAACHASAPTADATGWPQIAALYGELVKRLPSPVVELNRAVAVAMADGPEAGLALVTAMQADERLAGYHLLPATRGDLLRRLGRRPEAAEAYRRALELATNEADRRFLARRITNLR
- a CDS encoding YciI family protein; the encoded protein is MRYMLLICGLTHEDGKPPEDGPADPATESWVEEMDGRGVRLLGDRLRPASMATTVRVKDGEVLLSDGPFAETKEQILGFDLLECADLDEAIEVASKHPAALWGPIEVRPLWPFEAKEQA